From a region of the Argiope bruennichi chromosome 8, qqArgBrue1.1, whole genome shotgun sequence genome:
- the LOC129981178 gene encoding cyclic GMP-AMP synthase-like receptor isoform X3 — protein MGIFWSSTQDSEGVCAQSDMSFEAQSLQPKKLRKPGVTILKEILKGIKLDEILIKENNEILHSFLSSFIEAMKRSDEIFKLIYQRVHYTGSFYHDLRVSQPDEFDINLILNFGFKESDFEVTYSPQVPAYARYYLKNPEAAIKKHPRLLQLLFENNYLILEKVRKWIQSVVDKAMQHYTLSVKNVRMMERSSSGPARTIKLIKRNGSCIDIDLVPVFACTLPSKQPGIDGRVERLVGSSLETFLVPKPYSPPGQAPVNKTEITRLWRTHFPDAEKKLIRDIGCVKPVIKLLKLLRDQNPWKILASYYLKTVVMWMMLEHLEKEGWKEEKLKEHWKEDKLDERFIEALKKLTNYVEQRNIPYFFSKKNNLLSKIRPEEALNISGRLKFIIRNVEANPNNFWQYFNVRPTFVISNL, from the exons GAAGGTGTCTGTGCTCAATCAGATATGTCTTTCGAAGCCCAGTCTTTGCAACCTAAAAAGTTACGGAAACCAGgagttacaattttaaaagaaattctcaaGGGAATCAAACTGGATGAAATTCTTATcaaggaaaataatgaaatattgcattCATTCTTGTCTAGTTTTATTGAAGCAATGAAAAGAAGTGATGAAATCTTTAAATTGATTTACCAAAGAGTACACTATACTGGAAGTTTTTACCATGACTTACGAGTATCTCAACCAgatgaatttgatataaatctcatattaaattttggttttaaggaGAGTGATTTTGAA gTAACATATAGTCCACAAGTTCCAGCATATGcaagatattatttgaaaaatcctgAAGCAGCTATTAAGAAACATCCTAGactattgcaattattatttgaaaataattatttaattttggaaaaagtaCGCAAGTGGATTCAAAGTGTTGTTGATAAAGCTATGCAACATTACACTTTATCAGTGAAGAATGTTAga ATGATGGAACGTAGTTCATCTGGTCCTGCAAGAACCATAAAATTGATAAAACGTAATGGTAGTTGTATTGATATTGATCTTGTTCCTGTCTTTGCTTGCACCTTGCCATCTAAACAACCTGGTATTGATGGCCGAGTGGAAAGATTAGTAGGATCTTCTTtagaa ACCTTTTTAGTTCCAAAGCCATATTCTCCACCTGGACAAGCTCCTGTCAACAAAACTGAAATAACACGATTGTGGAGAACCCACTTTCCAGATgctgaaaaaaaacttattcgcGACATAGGTTGTGTTAAACCTGTCATTAAACTTTTAAAG TTATTGCGAGATCAAAACCCTTGGAAAATACTTGCTTCATACTATTTGAAAACAGTTGTGATGTGGATGATGTTAGAACATTTGGAAAAAGAAGGTTGGAAAGAAGAAAAACTGAAGGAACATTGGAAGGAAGACAAACTGGATGAACGATTCATTGAA gcATTGAAGAAATTAACTAACTATGTGGAGCAaagaaatattccatattttttcagtaaaaagaataatttgttgAGTAAAATTCGACCTGAAGAAGCTTTGAACATTAGCGGAAGACTGAAGTTTATAATAAGAAATGTTGAAGCTAATCCTAACAATTTTTGGCAATATTTCAACGTTCGTCCAACATttgtaat atCAAATCTTTAA
- the LOC129981178 gene encoding cyclic GMP-AMP synthase-like receptor isoform X2 has translation MQTILITLLLMGTYLAELRGEGVCAQSDMSFEAQSLQPKKLRKPGVTILKEILKGIKLDEILIKENNEILHSFLSSFIEAMKRSDEIFKLIYQRVHYTGSFYHDLRVSQPDEFDINLILNFGFKESDFEVTYSPQVPAYARYYLKNPEAAIKKHPRLLQLLFENNYLILEKVRKWIQSVVDKAMQHYTLSVKNVRMMERSSSGPARTIKLIKRNGSCIDIDLVPVFACTLPSKQPGIDGRVERLVGSSLETFLVPKPYSPPGQAPVNKTEITRLWRTHFPDAEKKLIRDIGCVKPVIKLLKLLRDQNPWKILASYYLKTVVMWMMLEHLEKEGWKEEKLKEHWKEDKLDERFIEALKKLTNYVEQRNIPYFFSKKNNLLSKIRPEEALNISGRLKFIIRNVEANPNNFWQYFNVRPTFVISNL, from the exons GAAGGTGTCTGTGCTCAATCAGATATGTCTTTCGAAGCCCAGTCTTTGCAACCTAAAAAGTTACGGAAACCAGgagttacaattttaaaagaaattctcaaGGGAATCAAACTGGATGAAATTCTTATcaaggaaaataatgaaatattgcattCATTCTTGTCTAGTTTTATTGAAGCAATGAAAAGAAGTGATGAAATCTTTAAATTGATTTACCAAAGAGTACACTATACTGGAAGTTTTTACCATGACTTACGAGTATCTCAACCAgatgaatttgatataaatctcatattaaattttggttttaaggaGAGTGATTTTGAA gTAACATATAGTCCACAAGTTCCAGCATATGcaagatattatttgaaaaatcctgAAGCAGCTATTAAGAAACATCCTAGactattgcaattattatttgaaaataattatttaattttggaaaaagtaCGCAAGTGGATTCAAAGTGTTGTTGATAAAGCTATGCAACATTACACTTTATCAGTGAAGAATGTTAga ATGATGGAACGTAGTTCATCTGGTCCTGCAAGAACCATAAAATTGATAAAACGTAATGGTAGTTGTATTGATATTGATCTTGTTCCTGTCTTTGCTTGCACCTTGCCATCTAAACAACCTGGTATTGATGGCCGAGTGGAAAGATTAGTAGGATCTTCTTtagaa ACCTTTTTAGTTCCAAAGCCATATTCTCCACCTGGACAAGCTCCTGTCAACAAAACTGAAATAACACGATTGTGGAGAACCCACTTTCCAGATgctgaaaaaaaacttattcgcGACATAGGTTGTGTTAAACCTGTCATTAAACTTTTAAAG TTATTGCGAGATCAAAACCCTTGGAAAATACTTGCTTCATACTATTTGAAAACAGTTGTGATGTGGATGATGTTAGAACATTTGGAAAAAGAAGGTTGGAAAGAAGAAAAACTGAAGGAACATTGGAAGGAAGACAAACTGGATGAACGATTCATTGAA gcATTGAAGAAATTAACTAACTATGTGGAGCAaagaaatattccatattttttcagtaaaaagaataatttgttgAGTAAAATTCGACCTGAAGAAGCTTTGAACATTAGCGGAAGACTGAAGTTTATAATAAGAAATGTTGAAGCTAATCCTAACAATTTTTGGCAATATTTCAACGTTCGTCCAACATttgtaat atCAAATCTTTAA
- the LOC129981178 gene encoding cyclic GMP-AMP synthase-like receptor isoform X4, whose product MSFEAQSLQPKKLRKPGVTILKEILKGIKLDEILIKENNEILHSFLSSFIEAMKRSDEIFKLIYQRVHYTGSFYHDLRVSQPDEFDINLILNFGFKESDFEVTYSPQVPAYARYYLKNPEAAIKKHPRLLQLLFENNYLILEKVRKWIQSVVDKAMQHYTLSVKNVRMMERSSSGPARTIKLIKRNGSCIDIDLVPVFACTLPSKQPGIDGRVERLVGSSLETFLVPKPYSPPGQAPVNKTEITRLWRTHFPDAEKKLIRDIGCVKPVIKLLKLLRDQNPWKILASYYLKTVVMWMMLEHLEKEGWKEEKLKEHWKEDKLDERFIEALKKLTNYVEQRNIPYFFSKKNNLLSKIRPEEALNISGRLKFIIRNVEANPNNFWQYFNVRPTFVISNL is encoded by the exons ATGTCTTTCGAAGCCCAGTCTTTGCAACCTAAAAAGTTACGGAAACCAGgagttacaattttaaaagaaattctcaaGGGAATCAAACTGGATGAAATTCTTATcaaggaaaataatgaaatattgcattCATTCTTGTCTAGTTTTATTGAAGCAATGAAAAGAAGTGATGAAATCTTTAAATTGATTTACCAAAGAGTACACTATACTGGAAGTTTTTACCATGACTTACGAGTATCTCAACCAgatgaatttgatataaatctcatattaaattttggttttaaggaGAGTGATTTTGAA gTAACATATAGTCCACAAGTTCCAGCATATGcaagatattatttgaaaaatcctgAAGCAGCTATTAAGAAACATCCTAGactattgcaattattatttgaaaataattatttaattttggaaaaagtaCGCAAGTGGATTCAAAGTGTTGTTGATAAAGCTATGCAACATTACACTTTATCAGTGAAGAATGTTAga ATGATGGAACGTAGTTCATCTGGTCCTGCAAGAACCATAAAATTGATAAAACGTAATGGTAGTTGTATTGATATTGATCTTGTTCCTGTCTTTGCTTGCACCTTGCCATCTAAACAACCTGGTATTGATGGCCGAGTGGAAAGATTAGTAGGATCTTCTTtagaa ACCTTTTTAGTTCCAAAGCCATATTCTCCACCTGGACAAGCTCCTGTCAACAAAACTGAAATAACACGATTGTGGAGAACCCACTTTCCAGATgctgaaaaaaaacttattcgcGACATAGGTTGTGTTAAACCTGTCATTAAACTTTTAAAG TTATTGCGAGATCAAAACCCTTGGAAAATACTTGCTTCATACTATTTGAAAACAGTTGTGATGTGGATGATGTTAGAACATTTGGAAAAAGAAGGTTGGAAAGAAGAAAAACTGAAGGAACATTGGAAGGAAGACAAACTGGATGAACGATTCATTGAA gcATTGAAGAAATTAACTAACTATGTGGAGCAaagaaatattccatattttttcagtaaaaagaataatttgttgAGTAAAATTCGACCTGAAGAAGCTTTGAACATTAGCGGAAGACTGAAGTTTATAATAAGAAATGTTGAAGCTAATCCTAACAATTTTTGGCAATATTTCAACGTTCGTCCAACATttgtaat atCAAATCTTTAA